Proteins encoded together in one Chitinophaga sp. LS1 window:
- a CDS encoding DUF4369 domain-containing protein — MKPLLFALLFPLTVAAQQTPFVLKGQIGHLGPDCQLLLTYLSNGKEISDSVHLQDGKFEFKGTISDVSDALLILTTPQNMAALPLDAILFYIEKGTMELTGKDSLITATFTAGAVNQEYQALQARLKPIREKQKSIYRDYTSAPLEARHLPAFQSSIADEYTITRKDEKQVYLSFAATHPNSIISIVALQWYANGVPDTKADSLYQLLSPAIKSSTQGKAFRKLLK; from the coding sequence ATGAAGCCACTACTCTTTGCCCTACTGTTTCCCCTCACAGTAGCCGCCCAGCAAACTCCCTTTGTACTGAAAGGACAGATTGGTCATCTCGGACCTGACTGTCAATTATTGCTGACCTATCTTTCCAATGGAAAGGAAATCAGTGACAGCGTACATTTGCAGGATGGGAAATTTGAATTCAAAGGCACCATCAGCGATGTTTCTGATGCGTTGTTGATACTGACGACCCCACAAAATATGGCTGCTCTGCCACTGGATGCCATTCTCTTTTACATAGAAAAAGGGACGATGGAACTCACTGGTAAAGATTCTCTGATAACAGCTACATTTACCGCTGGTGCTGTAAATCAGGAATACCAGGCGTTACAGGCCCGGCTCAAACCGATCCGGGAAAAGCAAAAGAGCATTTATCGCGATTATACATCCGCTCCGCTGGAAGCCAGGCACCTTCCTGCATTTCAGTCATCCATTGCTGATGAATACACAATCACCCGAAAGGACGAAAAGCAGGTGTACCTTAGTTTTGCCGCTACACATCCCAATTCCATCATCAGTATAGTAGCATTGCAGTGGTATGCGAATGGGGTGCCGGATACGAAAGCAGATTCATTATATCAATTGTTATCGCCGGCGATAAAATCAAGTACGCAGGGAAAAGCGTTTAGAAAGCTCCTGAAATAA